A genomic region of Stenotrophomonas sp. NA06056 contains the following coding sequences:
- the nuoG gene encoding NADH-quinone oxidoreductase subunit NuoG has product MSAQPINPSVPPDHVTIEIDGKSLVVPKGSMIIQAADKAGISIPRFCYHEKLPIAANCRMCLVDVEKSPKPAPACATPVMDGMKVATRSEKALKFQRSVMEFLLINHPLDCPICDQGGECELQDVSLGYGRSVSRFNERKRVVADEDMGPLVATEMTRCIQCTRCVRFTADVAGTYELGGMYRGENLQIGTYDGKPLTTELSGNVVDVCPVGALTNKVFQFRARPWELTARESLGYHDAMGSNLFLHVRRGEVLRTVPRDNEAVNECWLSDRDRYSHQGLYSEDRAVKPLRKVNGEWKEVSWAEGLAAAAEILKANQGDHLGVLVHPSTSNEEGALLARLAKGLGSNNIDHRINNRDFSDAATADVFGLPLAEIEGADRIVVLGSNIRHELPLLHARLRKAQTTNGAKIHVVNPVDFDFAFSIAGKQIVAPSKFADALANAELRSAVQGGTNTVLIVGGIAENHPQAAAIRAAARDFAAATGAKLCRIPQGANAVGLTRAGVLPAGKDVAAMLADPRKAYVVYGLEPGLDFADAPAARKALVGAQVVAFSQFACASTRDVADVILPIGALPEIDATLTNLDGREQSARAGGKLPGEAREGWRVLRALGGEMALAGFDFIDLAGLRASLAPVTVAVAASAQPALAGEGLEVASTAAIYRTDAMVRRAPALQSHPLNNAPRIVLNADDAARLQLQEGQMAKVGTDAGKATLPVVVDARVAAGSVWIESGHGATAPLGAARVSVVAA; this is encoded by the coding sequence ATGAGCGCGCAACCCATAAATCCCAGCGTGCCACCGGACCACGTCACCATCGAGATCGATGGCAAGTCGCTGGTCGTGCCCAAGGGTTCGATGATCATCCAGGCCGCCGACAAGGCGGGCATTTCGATTCCGCGCTTCTGCTACCACGAGAAGCTGCCGATCGCTGCCAACTGCCGCATGTGCCTGGTGGACGTAGAAAAGTCGCCGAAGCCGGCGCCGGCCTGCGCCACGCCGGTGATGGATGGCATGAAGGTCGCCACCCGTAGTGAGAAGGCGCTGAAGTTCCAGCGCTCGGTGATGGAATTCCTGCTCATCAACCACCCGCTGGATTGCCCGATCTGCGATCAGGGCGGCGAGTGCGAGCTGCAGGACGTATCGCTGGGTTATGGCCGTTCGGTCAGCCGCTTCAACGAGCGCAAGCGCGTGGTGGCCGACGAGGACATGGGGCCGCTGGTCGCCACCGAGATGACCCGCTGCATCCAGTGCACCCGCTGCGTCCGCTTCACCGCCGACGTCGCTGGTACCTACGAACTGGGCGGCATGTATCGCGGTGAAAACCTGCAGATCGGCACCTACGACGGCAAGCCGCTGACCACCGAGCTTTCGGGCAACGTGGTTGATGTGTGCCCGGTCGGTGCGCTGACCAACAAGGTGTTCCAGTTCCGCGCCCGCCCGTGGGAACTGACCGCACGCGAGTCGCTGGGCTACCACGACGCGATGGGTTCGAACCTGTTCCTGCACGTCCGTCGCGGCGAAGTGCTGCGTACCGTGCCGCGCGACAACGAAGCCGTGAACGAGTGCTGGCTGTCCGATCGTGACCGCTATTCGCACCAGGGCCTGTACAGCGAAGACCGTGCGGTCAAGCCGCTGCGCAAGGTCAATGGCGAGTGGAAGGAAGTGAGCTGGGCTGAAGGCCTGGCCGCGGCTGCCGAGATCCTCAAGGCCAACCAGGGTGATCACCTGGGCGTGCTGGTGCACCCGTCGACCTCCAACGAGGAAGGCGCGCTGCTGGCCCGTCTGGCCAAGGGGCTGGGCTCGAACAACATCGACCACCGCATCAACAACCGCGACTTCTCCGACGCCGCAACCGCCGACGTGTTCGGCCTGCCGCTGGCCGAGATCGAAGGCGCCGACCGCATCGTCGTTCTGGGCAGCAACATCCGCCACGAACTGCCGCTGCTGCACGCCCGCCTGCGCAAGGCGCAGACGACCAATGGCGCGAAGATCCACGTCGTCAACCCGGTCGATTTCGATTTCGCCTTCAGCATCGCCGGCAAGCAGATCGTGGCTCCGTCGAAGTTCGCCGATGCGCTGGCCAACGCCGAGCTGCGTTCGGCGGTGCAGGGCGGTACCAATACCGTGCTGATCGTCGGTGGCATCGCCGAGAACCACCCGCAGGCTGCCGCGATCCGCGCCGCTGCGCGTGACTTCGCCGCCGCCACCGGTGCCAAGCTGTGCCGCATTCCGCAGGGCGCCAATGCCGTGGGTCTGACTCGCGCCGGCGTGCTGCCGGCCGGCAAGGACGTCGCCGCGATGCTGGCCGATCCGCGCAAGGCTTACGTGGTCTACGGCCTGGAACCGGGCCTGGACTTCGCCGATGCTCCGGCAGCGCGCAAGGCGCTGGTCGGCGCACAGGTGGTGGCCTTCAGCCAGTTCGCCTGCGCCTCGACCCGCGACGTTGCCGACGTGATCCTGCCGATTGGTGCGCTGCCGGAAATCGATGCCACCCTGACCAACCTTGATGGTCGCGAGCAGTCGGCCCGTGCCGGCGGCAAGCTGCCGGGCGAAGCCCGCGAGGGCTGGCGCGTGCTGCGTGCACTGGGCGGCGAAATGGCGCTGGCCGGTTTCGACTTCATCGACCTGGCCGGCCTGCGCGCCAGCCTGGCCCCGGTGACGGTTGCCGTTGCTGCCTCGGCGCAGCCGGCGCTGGCGGGCGAAGGCCTGGAAGTGGCTTCGACCGCTGCGATCTACCGCACCGACGCGATGGTCCGCCGCGCGCCGGCGCTGCAGTCGCATCCGCTCAACAACGCCCCGCGCATCGTGCTGAACGCTGACGATGCCGCGCGCCTGCAGCTGCAGGAAGGGCAGATGGCCAAGGTCGGCACCGATGCCGGCAAGGCCACCCTGCCGGTGGTGGTCGACGCCCGCGTCGCTGCGGGTTCGGTCTGGATTGAATCGGGCCACGGCGCGACCGCGCCGCTGGGTGCCGCTCGCGTATCGGTGGTGGCTGCATGA
- a CDS encoding NADH-quinone oxidoreductase subunit J → MDWVNIAFWVFAIAATVSAGAVISVRNPVHAVLCLVLTFFSIACVWLLVGAEFLGVALVLVYVGAVMVLFLFVVMMLDIDPTKMREGWVRYLPVGLIVAVAMLVQMLILIGVKGRAVTPFPADNAAAVAADSSNVTWLARTLFTEYLLPFEFAAVILTVAVVAAVMLTLRRRTGVKSQNPGEQTMVKAGDRLRMVKMGAEVPVVHSNSKPVAGEETQP, encoded by the coding sequence ATGGATTGGGTAAATATCGCTTTCTGGGTGTTCGCCATCGCGGCAACGGTTTCGGCCGGTGCGGTGATCAGCGTGCGCAACCCTGTTCACGCCGTGCTCTGCCTGGTGCTGACCTTCTTCTCCATCGCCTGCGTGTGGCTGCTTGTCGGTGCCGAGTTCCTCGGTGTCGCGCTGGTGCTGGTCTACGTCGGCGCGGTGATGGTGCTGTTCCTGTTCGTGGTGATGATGCTGGACATCGACCCCACGAAGATGCGTGAAGGCTGGGTGCGCTACCTGCCGGTCGGCCTGATCGTTGCCGTGGCGATGCTGGTGCAGATGCTGATCCTGATCGGCGTGAAGGGCAGGGCGGTCACGCCGTTCCCGGCCGACAACGCCGCCGCGGTTGCCGCAGACAGCTCCAACGTCACCTGGCTCGCCCGCACGCTGTTCACTGAATACCTGCTGCCGTTCGAGTTCGCTGCCGTCATCCTGACCGTGGCCGTGGTGGCCGCGGTAATGCTGACCCTGCGCCGCCGTACCGGTGTGAAGAGCCAGAACCCGGGTGAGCAGACCATGGTCAAGGCGGGCGACCGCCTGCGCATGGTCAAGATGGGCGCCGAAGTGCCGGTCGTGCACAGCAACAGCAAGCCGGTTGCCGGCGAGGAGACCCAGCCGTGA
- the nuoE gene encoding NADH-quinone oxidoreductase subunit NuoE: MKATGNFEAARDVDPMVVLSDKTRAHIDHWLSKFPPDRKRSAVLQGLHAAQEQNQGWLTDELIAGVAKYLDLPPVWAYEVASFYSMFETEKVGRNNVAICTNISCWLNGAEDIVRHCEKKLGIKNGQSTADGRVYLKREEECLAGCAGAPMMVINGHYHERLTLEKVDELLDGLE; the protein is encoded by the coding sequence ATGAAGGCGACAGGTAATTTCGAGGCGGCGCGCGACGTCGACCCGATGGTGGTGTTGAGCGACAAAACCCGCGCTCACATCGATCACTGGCTGTCCAAGTTCCCGCCGGACCGCAAGCGCTCTGCCGTGCTGCAGGGTCTGCATGCTGCCCAGGAGCAGAACCAGGGCTGGCTGACCGACGAGCTGATCGCCGGCGTGGCCAAGTACCTGGACCTGCCGCCGGTGTGGGCCTACGAGGTCGCCAGCTTCTACTCGATGTTCGAGACCGAGAAGGTGGGCCGCAACAACGTGGCCATCTGCACGAACATCAGCTGCTGGCTCAATGGCGCCGAAGACATCGTGCGTCATTGCGAGAAGAAGCTGGGCATCAAGAACGGTCAGTCGACCGCTGATGGCCGCGTCTACCTCAAGCGCGAGGAAGAGTGCCTGGCCGGTTGCGCCGGTGCACCGATGATGGTCATCAATGGTCACTACCATGAGCGTCTGACCCTGGAAAAGGTCGACGAGCTTCTGGACGGGCTGGAGTAA
- the nuoF gene encoding NADH-quinone oxidoreductase subunit NuoF, whose product MAHHHESKGPVGPAPLPHQVVYTTLHYDTPWSYESYLKTGGYAALRKILEEKIPPEQVIEMVKASGLRGRGGAGFPTGLKWSFMPKGNVQKYILCNSDESEPGTCKDRDILRYNPHSVVEGMAIACYATGSTVGYNYLRGEFHHEPFEHFEQALADAYANGWLGKNVMGSGVDIDIYGALGAGAYICGEETALMESLEGKKGQPRYKPPFPANFGLYGKPSTINNTETYGSVPAIIRNGPEWFKGLSLTANGGPKCFSVSGCVQKGGNFEVPLGTTFDDLLEMAGGLKPGRKLKGAIPGGVSMPVLTAAELKGLPMDYDTIRALGSGLGSGAVVVLDDSVCCVKFACRISQFFHKESCGQCTPCREGTGWMHRVLERIVAGKATMEDLHQLKTVAGQIEGHTICAFGEAAAWPIQGFLRQFWDEFEYYIVNGHSMVDGKKVEAAAA is encoded by the coding sequence ATGGCACATCACCACGAATCCAAGGGTCCGGTCGGCCCCGCGCCGCTGCCGCACCAGGTGGTCTACACCACCCTGCATTACGACACCCCGTGGTCGTACGAAAGCTATCTGAAGACCGGTGGCTACGCTGCCCTGCGCAAGATCCTCGAAGAGAAGATCCCGCCGGAGCAGGTCATCGAGATGGTCAAGGCTTCGGGCCTGCGCGGCCGTGGCGGCGCAGGTTTCCCGACCGGCCTGAAGTGGTCCTTCATGCCCAAGGGCAACGTGCAGAAGTACATCCTCTGCAACTCGGATGAATCCGAGCCGGGCACCTGCAAGGACCGTGACATCCTGCGTTACAACCCGCATTCGGTGGTGGAAGGCATGGCGATTGCCTGCTACGCCACCGGTTCGACCGTGGGTTACAACTATCTGCGCGGTGAGTTCCACCACGAGCCGTTCGAGCACTTCGAGCAGGCCCTGGCCGATGCCTATGCAAACGGCTGGCTGGGCAAGAACGTGATGGGTTCCGGCGTGGACATCGACATCTACGGCGCCCTCGGTGCCGGCGCCTACATCTGCGGCGAAGAAACCGCGCTGATGGAGTCGCTGGAAGGCAAGAAGGGCCAGCCGCGCTACAAGCCGCCGTTCCCGGCCAACTTCGGCCTGTATGGCAAGCCGTCGACGATCAACAACACCGAAACCTACGGTTCGGTGCCTGCGATCATCCGCAATGGCCCGGAGTGGTTCAAGGGCCTGAGCCTGACCGCCAATGGCGGCCCGAAGTGCTTCTCGGTGTCCGGCTGCGTGCAGAAGGGCGGCAACTTCGAAGTACCGCTCGGTACCACCTTCGACGACCTGCTGGAAATGGCCGGCGGCCTCAAGCCGGGCCGCAAGCTCAAGGGCGCGATCCCGGGCGGCGTGTCGATGCCGGTGCTGACCGCGGCCGAGCTGAAGGGCCTGCCGATGGACTACGACACCATCCGTGCGCTGGGCTCCGGCCTGGGTTCCGGTGCGGTCGTGGTGCTGGATGACAGCGTCTGCTGCGTCAAGTTCGCTTGCCGCATCAGCCAGTTCTTCCACAAGGAATCCTGTGGCCAGTGCACCCCGTGCCGCGAAGGTACCGGCTGGATGCACCGCGTGCTGGAGCGCATCGTCGCCGGCAAGGCCACGATGGAAGACCTGCACCAGTTGAAGACCGTGGCCGGCCAGATCGAAGGCCACACCATCTGTGCGTTCGGCGAAGCGGCGGCGTGGCCCATCCAGGGCTTCCTGCGCCAGTTCTGGGACGAATTCGAGTACTACATCGTCAACGGTCATTCGATGGTTGACGGCAAGAAGGTGGAGGCAGCCGCTGCATGA
- the nuoI gene encoding NADH-quinone oxidoreductase subunit NuoI — translation MNRITHYFKSLLLLELLAGLWLTLKYSFKPKYTMMYPMEKFPQSPRFRGLHALRRYPNGEERCIACKLCEAVCPALAITIDSAKREDGTRRTTRYDIDLFKCIFCGFCEESCPVDSIVETHILEYHFENRGENIVTKPQLLALGDRLESEIAERRAADAAYR, via the coding sequence ATGAACAGGATTACCCATTACTTCAAGAGCCTGCTGCTGCTCGAACTGCTGGCCGGTCTCTGGCTGACGCTGAAGTACAGCTTCAAGCCGAAGTACACGATGATGTACCCGATGGAGAAGTTCCCGCAGTCGCCGCGCTTCCGTGGCCTGCATGCGCTGCGCCGTTATCCCAACGGCGAAGAGCGCTGCATTGCCTGCAAGCTGTGTGAGGCGGTCTGCCCGGCACTGGCCATCACCATCGACTCGGCCAAGCGCGAGGACGGCACCCGCCGCACCACCCGCTACGACATCGATCTGTTCAAGTGCATCTTCTGCGGCTTCTGTGAAGAAAGCTGCCCGGTGGACTCGATCGTCGAGACCCACATCCTCGAGTACCACTTCGAGAATCGTGGCGAAAACATCGTTACCAAGCCGCAGCTGCTGGCCCTGGGCGACCGTCTCGAATCCGAGATCGCCGAGCGTCGTGCCGCCGATGCCGCTTACCGCTGA
- the nuoL gene encoding NADH-quinone oxidoreductase subunit L, producing the protein MEITLSKSLLIAVVLAPLFGSIIAGLFGRQVKRFGAQTITILGVAVACGLSMHTLYQLLWGGAQPFNENLYTFFEVGQYSAHVGFMVDKLTAMMMVVVTFVSLLVHIYTIGYMQDDPGYQRFFSYISLFTFSMLTLVMSNNFLQLFFGWEAVGLVSYLLIGFWFKRPTAIFANMKAFLVNRVGDFGFLLGIAGVLWVFGTLDYSQVFSQAGMLADPRAQLQIWDGTMFGMQLLNEPVIWSIATVICIGLFIGAMGKSAQVPLHVWLPDSMEGPTPISALIHAATMVTAGIFMVTRMSPLFELSQTALNFILFIGATTAFFTGLIGIVQNDIKRVVAYSTLSQLGYMTVALGVSAYSAAVFHLMTHAFFKALLFLGAGSVIIAMHHEQDMRKMGGLRKYMPITFITMWIGTLALVGTPFFSGFYSKDTIIEAAEIHAHMQGSWVATYGYWAVLGGVLVTSFYSFRLLFLTFHGKERFRDAHDDHGHGHDDHHAADAHHADAHDDHGHGHGPHEPHETPWVVTLPLILLAIPSIAIGFFSIGPMLHGTDWAGHHAHAAIKGQATTFFTGVVDFYDPAKNTVGFLSEHFHGPVKFALHGMMLPPFWLTLAGFLLAALFYLWKPDLSGKARKTFAPVVSVLENKYGFDKLWIDGFAGGSVKLGKVSRWIDSNIVDGVVNLSARVVDVAASVLRRTQSGFLYHYAFAMIIGLIALLGVLMHYLR; encoded by the coding sequence ATGGAAATCACTCTCTCCAAGAGTCTGTTGATCGCAGTGGTGCTTGCACCGCTGTTCGGCAGCATCATCGCCGGCCTGTTCGGTCGCCAGGTCAAGCGCTTCGGCGCGCAGACCATCACGATCCTCGGTGTCGCCGTTGCCTGCGGCCTGTCGATGCACACGCTCTACCAGCTGCTGTGGGGCGGTGCGCAGCCGTTCAACGAGAACCTGTACACCTTCTTCGAAGTCGGCCAGTACTCGGCCCACGTCGGTTTCATGGTCGACAAGCTGACCGCGATGATGATGGTGGTGGTGACCTTCGTGTCGCTGCTGGTCCACATCTACACGATCGGCTACATGCAGGACGATCCGGGTTACCAGCGGTTCTTCAGCTACATCTCGCTGTTCACCTTCTCGATGCTCACCCTGGTGATGAGCAACAACTTCCTGCAGCTGTTCTTCGGCTGGGAAGCAGTGGGCCTGGTGTCGTACCTGCTGATCGGTTTCTGGTTCAAGCGCCCGACCGCGATCTTCGCCAACATGAAGGCCTTCCTGGTCAACCGCGTTGGTGACTTCGGCTTCCTGCTGGGCATCGCCGGCGTGTTGTGGGTGTTCGGTACCCTGGACTACTCGCAGGTGTTCTCGCAGGCCGGCATGCTCGCCGACCCGCGCGCCCAGCTGCAGATCTGGGACGGCACCATGTTCGGCATGCAGCTGCTGAACGAGCCGGTGATCTGGTCGATCGCCACCGTCATCTGCATCGGCCTGTTCATCGGCGCCATGGGCAAGTCGGCCCAGGTTCCGCTGCACGTGTGGCTGCCGGATTCGATGGAAGGCCCGACCCCGATCTCGGCACTGATCCACGCCGCGACGATGGTGACCGCCGGTATCTTCATGGTCACCCGCATGTCGCCGCTGTTCGAGCTGTCGCAGACCGCGCTGAACTTCATCCTGTTCATCGGTGCCACCACCGCGTTCTTCACCGGCCTGATCGGCATCGTGCAGAACGACATCAAGCGCGTCGTCGCGTACTCCACGCTGTCCCAGCTGGGTTACATGACCGTGGCGCTGGGCGTGTCGGCCTATTCGGCTGCCGTGTTCCACCTGATGACCCACGCCTTCTTCAAGGCGCTGCTGTTCCTCGGTGCAGGCTCGGTCATCATCGCGATGCACCACGAGCAGGACATGCGCAAGATGGGCGGCCTGCGCAAGTACATGCCGATCACCTTCATCACCATGTGGATCGGTACCCTGGCCCTGGTCGGTACGCCGTTCTTCTCCGGCTTCTACTCGAAGGACACCATCATCGAGGCCGCCGAGATCCACGCCCACATGCAGGGCAGCTGGGTGGCCACCTATGGCTACTGGGCCGTGCTGGGTGGTGTGCTGGTAACCAGCTTCTACAGCTTCCGCCTGCTGTTCCTGACCTTCCATGGCAAGGAGCGCTTCCGCGACGCGCATGATGATCATGGTCACGGCCATGATGATCACCATGCTGCCGATGCGCATCATGCCGACGCGCATGACGACCACGGCCATGGCCACGGTCCGCATGAGCCGCATGAAACGCCGTGGGTGGTGACGCTGCCGCTGATCCTGCTGGCCATCCCGTCGATCGCCATCGGTTTCTTCAGCATCGGTCCGATGCTGCACGGCACCGACTGGGCGGGTCACCATGCGCATGCGGCGATCAAGGGCCAGGCCACCACGTTCTTCACCGGTGTCGTGGACTTCTACGATCCGGCCAAGAACACCGTCGGTTTCCTCAGCGAGCATTTCCACGGTCCGGTCAAGTTCGCGCTGCACGGCATGATGCTGCCGCCGTTCTGGCTGACCCTGGCAGGCTTCCTGCTGGCTGCGTTGTTCTACCTGTGGAAGCCGGACCTGTCGGGCAAGGCGCGCAAGACCTTCGCCCCGGTGGTGTCCGTGCTGGAAAACAAGTACGGCTTCGACAAGCTGTGGATCGATGGCTTTGCCGGCGGCAGCGTCAAGCTGGGCAAGGTCTCGCGCTGGATCGACAGCAACATCGTCGACGGCGTGGTCAATCTCTCGGCACGTGTTGTGGACGTCGCAGCCAGCGTGCTGCGTCGTACCCAATCCGGTTTCCTCTATCACTACGCCTTCGCGATGATCATCGGCCTGATTGCCCTGCTGGGCGTGCTGATGCATTACCTGCGTTGA
- the nuoH gene encoding NADH-quinone oxidoreductase subunit NuoH — protein sequence MNELLLNAVDPLHQWLLGLGDIGALIWIILKILVITVPVIVSVAFYVVWERKLIGWMHVRHGPMYVGMGIFQAFADVFKLLFKEVLQPSSANKAIFLLAPLITLAPAFAAWSVVPFDSQIVLSNANAGLLYLLAMTSLGIYGIILAGWASNSKYAFLGAMRASAQMISYEIAMGFALVGVMIAAGSLNLSNIVMAQAGSSGFLDWFLLPLFPLFVIYWVSGVAETNRAPFDVVEGESEIVAGHMVEYSGGAFALFFLAEYANMILISFLISIFFLGGWLSPIQGWVDFGNVSPLVDWIWKGGAPWLFVKVFFFASAYIWFRASFPRFRYDQIMRLGWKVFIPLAILWIAVTAVMVFFGVIQKGV from the coding sequence ATGAACGAATTGCTGTTGAACGCGGTCGACCCGCTGCACCAGTGGCTGCTTGGCCTCGGTGATATCGGCGCGCTGATCTGGATCATCCTGAAGATCCTGGTGATCACCGTGCCGGTGATCGTCTCGGTGGCCTTCTACGTGGTCTGGGAACGCAAGCTGATCGGCTGGATGCATGTCCGCCACGGCCCGATGTATGTGGGCATGGGCATCTTCCAGGCCTTCGCCGACGTCTTCAAGCTGCTGTTCAAGGAAGTCCTGCAGCCGAGCAGCGCCAACAAGGCGATCTTCCTGCTGGCCCCGCTGATCACCCTGGCCCCGGCCTTCGCGGCCTGGTCGGTGGTGCCCTTCGATTCGCAGATCGTGCTGTCCAACGCCAACGCCGGCCTGCTGTACCTGCTGGCGATGACCTCGCTGGGCATCTACGGCATCATCCTGGCCGGTTGGGCATCCAACTCGAAGTACGCTTTCCTGGGTGCCATGCGCGCCTCGGCGCAGATGATCAGCTACGAAATCGCCATGGGCTTCGCCCTGGTCGGCGTGATGATCGCGGCGGGCAGCCTGAACCTGAGCAACATCGTGATGGCGCAGGCCGGCAGCTCCGGCTTCCTGGACTGGTTCCTGCTGCCGCTGTTCCCGTTGTTCGTCATCTACTGGGTGTCGGGCGTGGCTGAAACCAACCGCGCGCCGTTCGACGTGGTGGAAGGCGAATCGGAAATCGTCGCCGGCCACATGGTCGAGTACTCCGGCGGTGCCTTCGCCCTGTTCTTCCTGGCCGAATACGCGAACATGATCCTGATCAGCTTCCTGATCTCGATCTTCTTCCTCGGCGGCTGGCTGAGCCCGATCCAGGGCTGGGTCGACTTCGGCAACGTCTCGCCGCTGGTCGACTGGATCTGGAAGGGCGGTGCACCGTGGCTGTTCGTCAAGGTGTTCTTCTTCGCCAGTGCCTACATCTGGTTCCGTGCCAGCTTCCCGCGCTTCCGCTATGACCAGATCATGCGCCTGGGCTGGAAGGTCTTCATCCCGCTGGCCATTCTGTGGATTGCGGTTACCGCCGTCATGGTGTTCTTCGGCGTGATTCAAAAGGGCGTCTAA
- a CDS encoding NADH-quinone oxidoreductase subunit D, protein MSHVHQAGEAFASNAAESRQEIRNYTMNFGPQHPAAHGVLRLILEMDGETIMRADPHVGLLHRGTEKLAESKPFNQSIGYMDRLDYVSMMCNEHAYVRSIETLMGIEAPERAQYIRTMFDEITRILNHLMWLGSNALDLGAMAVMLYAFREREELMDCYEAVSGARMHAAYYRPGGVYRDLPDHMPKYKESRWHKGKALKNLNASREGSLLDFLENFTNEFPHRVDEYETLLTDNRIWKQRTVGIGVVTPELAHQWGMTGVMLRGSGIAWDLRKKRPYAKYDAVDFDIPLGKEGDCYDRYLCRVAEMRESNRIIKQCVAWLKANPGPVMVKNFKVAPPKREDMKDDMEALIHHFKLFSEGYCVPAGETYAAVEAPKGEFGCYLVSDGANKPFRVHLRAPGFAHLSSIDSIVRGHMLADVVAMIGTYDLVFGEVDR, encoded by the coding sequence GTGAGTCACGTACACCAGGCCGGCGAAGCATTCGCCAGCAATGCTGCCGAAAGCCGGCAGGAAATCCGCAACTACACCATGAACTTCGGCCCGCAGCATCCGGCCGCGCATGGCGTGCTGCGCCTGATCCTGGAGATGGACGGCGAGACCATCATGCGTGCCGACCCGCACGTGGGTCTGCTGCACCGGGGCACCGAGAAGCTGGCCGAGTCCAAGCCCTTCAACCAGTCGATCGGCTACATGGATCGCCTGGATTACGTGTCGATGATGTGCAACGAGCACGCCTACGTGCGCTCGATCGAGACCCTGATGGGCATCGAAGCGCCGGAGCGCGCGCAGTACATCCGCACCATGTTCGATGAGATCACCCGCATCCTCAACCACCTGATGTGGCTGGGTTCCAATGCACTCGATCTGGGTGCGATGGCGGTGATGCTGTATGCCTTCCGCGAGCGCGAAGAGCTGATGGACTGCTACGAAGCGGTCTCCGGCGCGCGCATGCACGCGGCGTACTACCGTCCGGGCGGCGTCTACCGCGACCTGCCGGACCACATGCCGAAGTACAAGGAATCGCGCTGGCACAAGGGCAAGGCCCTGAAGAACCTCAACGCCTCGCGCGAAGGTTCGCTGCTGGACTTCCTGGAGAACTTCACCAATGAATTCCCGCACCGTGTCGACGAGTACGAGACCCTGCTGACCGACAACCGTATCTGGAAGCAGCGTACCGTTGGCATCGGCGTGGTCACGCCTGAGCTGGCCCACCAATGGGGCATGACCGGCGTGATGCTGCGCGGCTCGGGCATTGCATGGGATCTGCGCAAGAAGCGTCCGTACGCCAAGTACGACGCCGTCGATTTCGACATCCCGCTGGGCAAGGAAGGCGATTGCTACGATCGCTATCTGTGCCGCGTGGCCGAAATGCGCGAGTCCAACCGCATCATCAAGCAGTGCGTGGCGTGGCTGAAGGCCAACCCCGGCCCGGTCATGGTCAAGAACTTCAAGGTCGCTCCGCCCAAGCGCGAGGACATGAAGGACGACATGGAAGCGCTGATCCATCACTTCAAGCTGTTCAGTGAAGGCTACTGCGTGCCGGCCGGCGAAACCTACGCCGCGGTTGAAGCGCCCAAGGGCGAATTCGGCTGCTACCTGGTTTCCGACGGCGCCAACAAGCCGTTCCGCGTACACCTCCGTGCGCCGGGCTTTGCCCACCTGTCCTCGATCGATTCGATCGTGCGCGGCCACATGCTGGCCGACGTGGTGGCGATGATCGGTACCTACGATCTGGTGTTCGGCGAGGTTGACCGGTAA
- the nuoK gene encoding NADH-quinone oxidoreductase subunit NuoK — MITLGHMLALGAVLFAISLAGIFLNRKNVIVLLMSIELMLLSVNVNFVAFSRQLGDPSGQLFVFFILTVAAAEAAIGLAILVTLFRTRRTINVGEVDSLKG; from the coding sequence GTGATTACCCTTGGCCACATGCTTGCGCTTGGCGCGGTGCTGTTCGCCATCAGCCTGGCCGGCATCTTCCTCAACCGGAAGAACGTCATCGTCCTGCTGATGTCGATCGAACTGATGCTGCTGTCGGTGAACGTCAATTTCGTCGCGTTCTCGCGTCAGTTGGGTGATCCGTCCGGCCAGCTGTTCGTGTTCTTCATCCTGACCGTCGCCGCAGCCGAGGCCGCCATCGGCCTGGCGATCCTGGTGACCCTGTTCCGTACACGCCGAACGATCAATGTCGGCGAAGTCGATTCGTTGAAGGGCTGA